Part of the Nitrospirota bacterium genome is shown below.
CCACAAGCAAGGGACGACCAACGGCTTTGACCAGCAACGATTCGTCCCTTTCATTTATGCGGACATTACTGAGCATGTGAAGTTTGCTTCTGAGCTTGAGATCGAACATGGGATCAGAGAGTCGGGCGGTGTAAATGAAATCAGCCTCGAATTTGCCCATATGGACTATCTCGTGAATGAGCCTTTCAACATTCGTGCGGGAATTCTGCTCATCCCGCTCGGCAAGTTCAACCTGCTCCACGACTCACCACTGAACGATTTGACCGACCGCCCGCTTGTCAGCCGGCTCGTGATTCCATCAACCATGGCCGAAACAGGCGCAGGCTTCTATGGGACCTTCTATCCAGGCCGCACGAGCAAACTGGACTATGAGCTCTACGTCACGACCGGTCCATGCGGATATAAGGCTGACGGTACTCCACGCGTCAGTGAGGAAAACGGTACGAAAAAGTCTCGCCAACGGACCTGTGCATCCGATGACGGACTGGACATCAATAACGGCAAAGCGATCTCAGGCCGCGTGGCTTTTAGCCCGATCCTCGGGATAGAAGTCGCCGGTTCGAGCTATTACGGCAATCAATCCCCTACCAGTTATAACCCCCTGAGTATCACGGCCATTGACTGGACACTCCAAAAGGGGCCACTTGAGATCATCGGAGAAGCAGCCTGGGCCTATGCGAGGGGAAACTCCCGCGCAATTCCAGGCAATACCCTGGGGTATACCACAGGCGCGCGGCTGACTGGCCTTGACACTATGAATCCCTTGGCGGCCCCTCCTCAGCGGATGCAAGGGTTCTATATACAGGGAAACTACCACTTCATGCCGTCGTTCCTGACCAAACTCTCGCCGAAACGGTTTGGCGAAGGCTCGACCTTTACGGCGGTTGTCCGGTATGATCGCGTCAATCTCAACATGGATAACCATGCTGAAAGCAAGGGTGATCTCGAGCAGGTGTCCTTTGGCCTAAACTATCGGCCCGTCGAAGACGCTGTCTTCAAGATCAGCTATCAGTATATGCCAAAGGCGTTTAACCCGAACACGGGGGAACGAATTCACGACGGTGCTCTGGTCATCTCAGCCGCGACCTATTTCTAGGCGGATACAGGCGATCCCTCCCTCAGAAGGGAGGGATCGCCATGAACAAGAAAGAGCAGCGTACACAATGTCTACACGTCGAATCACTCTGGTAGCCGTCGCGCTCCTCTCTGTCGGGTGCGCGTCGCTCAGCGGAAGCCATGAGCAATATTTCGTCTGTTCCTACGACATCGTCTGGGATGCCGCGCTGGAGACCATGAAGGGTCAATCCGTCGCGACCTACGATAAAGAGAAGGGGCTAATCGAGACCAACTGGCTGGACGTTGTCCCAACTTCAGAAAATTCATTCGGCATCTTTGGACGGGAAGGCTTCGGCAACAAAGAGCGGGCCCGCATGACGGTCTCCGTCAAACGCATGAACGACGTGGCCTCTGTCAGTGTATTGGAAACCAGGCAGCGCTGGCATTCACGCGGCGGCGTCACCTCGCAAGCCACCAAATGGTGGCCCGCAGAGCCATCGGAGGATGCGACGAACGAAGTCGTCGCGCGGCTCAACGGAAGATTGAAAGAGAAGGGCTGTATCCACCCATGATCACTCGATGGTTCGCACTCTCACTGGCGCTTGCCTTCCTCATCTCCCCGGCCATAGCCCTGGCTGAACGAGTGTGGGACAGCGAGCTCAAACGGTACTTGACAGAACAAGAAATGTCGATGGCCGAAGTCTTCATGAGTGAAGAAGAGGCGGTCAAGCTGATGTTCCCAAAGTCCGAGCGCATCAAAAAAGAGCTCCTGAAAGTTTCTGCGGAGAAGAAAACGGTGATCGAGGAGCGGATCGGCTGGAAATTCCCGGAGGAGGCCTTTGAGGTCTACATCGGCGAAACCGGCTCACAGATCGATGGCTATGCCCTTGTGCAGAATACCATCGGCAAACACAAACCGATGACCTATATGGTCGGGGTGGACGCGCGCGGCCGTGTTTCGAACGTCGAATTGCTCGTCTTTCGCGAAGCGCGCGGCAGCGAGGTGAGAACCAAGCGATTCAACGTCCAGTACGAGGGGAAAACGGTCCTCGATCCGGTCCGCATCAACAAAGACATTATCAACATCAGCGGCGCTACGATGTCGGTCCGGTCGATCAGCGCCGGCGTCAAACGTGTCCTCGTCCTCGTCGACGAATTCTATTTGAAACCGGCGGGGCTGGGCAGCGATACTGTCGCTGCCAAGAAATCCGAGAAGGGGATACTCGGGTCCATCTTCGGAAACTAACAGGGACGGACGACCTTCTCAACCATGCGCAACTTCAACACCCGTTTCCGCCTCCGCGACTCAGACCGGCATATCCGTCTGGTCTATACCTTCTTTCTCTTCTTGATGCTGGTTGGCTTTACCTTTTCCTTCTTCTGGGCCCACAGCATGACAGGTCTGTCGCCGGAAGGGATCGCCAATCACTATCGAGGCTCCGACGTCACCTTCGGCGAACCGATGTCGTTCAGAGAGCTGGCGGAAATCACCCACTTCCACCTTTTTACGATGCCGGTCGTGTTCATGATCCTAGTCCATGTGCTCTATCTCACCAACGCCAGCAGCAGACTGAAAATCGTCACGACCTGGATCTCCTTCGGCGGCGTGACGCTGGACCTCTTGTCCCCCTGGCTCATCAGCTATATCTCGCCGGTATTCGTAATCACGATGCTAACGGGCGACACCCTCATGACCGTGGGCTTCTTCATCATGATGGTCGTCCCCCTCTACGAGATGTGGGTCTTGAAACAGCCGTTGATGGCAGGCAAGCACGGACACGGGAAAGAAGAATGACCTAACGCGCCCCGACGTTCGATACAAACTGCGGCCAGAGGTTTTCACCCAGAGCCCGAGATCACAAGAGTGGTCTCGGGCTTTTTGTTTCTCTTGGAGGAATAACGATGAAACAGCGCGTCGCTGAACATATCCACCCCGGGATCGTCACGATGCAGGCCATGCTCCGGAAGATCGACCGACTCCGACTCCCGTTGGCATCACGCCGTGACGTCGAAAGTATCCTCGTGCGGCAAGTGAGCAAGGAGTTGGATCGCGCACTCCCCTCCCAGGCAGGCCACGGACGCCGCACGGCTGTAATCTCAGGGCTGATCGGACAAGCGGTGGGACTGGCTCCCGGCGAGTTGCACAACCTGACACTCGCCGCGTTACTCCACGATATCGGGCTCTTGATGCTCCCGACTGACCTCGTGGAGAACAACGACTCCCTCGATTCCGAGGATTACGTCGCCATTCAGAACCATTCCCGCCTTGGCGCGACGCTGCTCGAACCGTTTTTGTTCTTGAGGGAAGCCTCGATCCTCATCGCCCATCACCACGAGCGCTGGGACGGATCGGGCTACCCCTACGGAATCAGAGGCGCCTTCATTCCTCTGGGAGCCAGGATTCTAGCCATCGCCGACGCTTTCGACGCCATTCAGGTGCCAGGCGTCTGTTGCCGCTCACGGCGCCAAGCCATTGCGTTACGGATTATTCAAGTCTCGGCCGGCAGCCAATTTGACCCTGAATTGGTGCAGATACTCGTGAGGTCTTTCAGCGGCATGCCGGAGGCGCAGCATCCAGGGGCGAGAGAGAATGTCAGACGAAACATTATGCCGGTGCCTGACTAACACCGGCCACGAAGCGGGAGTGCCCTCCCGCTTCGCGGGCGGGGGCCTCTCTTCCTCCTGAGGCCCCCGCCCTCTCTTTCAAAAAGGGAATTGGGAAATGACAGATGATGGAGAGTAGTATGGAAGGGTCGCTTACTTCTTGATCTGCTCGGCGAGATACCGGTCGAGACCAACCTGCTCGATCGTCCTGAGCTGCGTCTCAAACCAGTCGACATGCTCTTCGGAATCTTCGATCATAACCTCAAGCATATGGCGAGTCGTAAAATCTTCAACCTTGGCGCAGTGGGCGATGGCCTTGCGGAGCAGCTCCACATCCTCACGCTCAAATCTCAAATCTGCCGTGAACAGGTCCTGTACCGTGCGCCCCACCCCCACCCGATCGAGGTGCCCGACCTCCGGGGTCCCGTCCAGATACAGAATGTGACCGATCAGGCCGGAAGAATGGCCCACTTCCTCATTGGCGAGATGGCTCAATTGCTCATGCAGCCGTCCATAGCCCCAATTCTTGCACAAGGCCGCATGGAGCAGGTACTGATGCACCGCCGTCAGTTCCGACTTCAAGACCTGATTCAAATACTCTAGGACTCCTTCTTTAGATTTCATGATCGTGGTTAGCTCTCTTTCTTGATTTGCTCAGAAAGATAGTTCTCCAGACCGACCTGCTTGATCGTTTCCATCTGCGTTTCAATCCAATCGATGTGCGCATCGACATCTGTCGCCATCTCTTCGAACATATGCCGTGTGGTGAAGTCAGCCACCTTGGTGCAATGCACAACCCCTTCACTGAGCAGCGTGAGCATTTCCTGCTCTGCCTTGAGATCGAGATTCAGCTGCTCAGGAACTGTTTCTCCCACCTGCACTGCGTTCATGCGTTGCACGTTCGGCACGCCCTCCAGATAGAGAATGTGACCGATGAGTTCATCGGCATCCTTCATCTCATCGATGCTACGCGCCCGCACTTTATGTTGGAGCCGTTCATAGCCCCAGTTCTCGCACATCTTGGCATGGACGAAGTACTGGTTTATGGCGGTCAAATCAGCCGTCAAGACCTTGTTCAGAATGTTGACGACACCTTCTTTAGCTTTCATAAAATCTCCCTCTCATTTCTCACTCATCCCATTTTAAGCAACGCAATAGGGTGACCGAAACGCCCAGCATCATGCTAACACACCGCATAACCGTCTCACTACGCTTCCGTCGCCCGATCACCCAGCGGGTGAGCGGGCATGTTGTTGCGCAATGGCCGTCAAGGCCTCAATTTTTTTAAGGCAACGCCCACAGCAGTCCGGCTCGTTCAGACCCAACTCGCAGGCCAGAGCATGAGGACACACAACACCCTCCTCACCTAACCGCTTTATTGCACTTTCGGTGATGCCACGGCAAAGACAAATGTACATAGCCTGCCAGCCTCCATGTCGATACTGATAACTATTATCAATAGTAAAACAACAGACACCCCCTGTCAAGCAGGCAGATTCTCCCGATTGTCTGAATTCAATATGCTATAGAACTGTGGCGGGGGAATGAATTAACTGGCTTCCTTGTAACCGCATTCCTCGTTGCGGCACTGGACGCTGCGGCCAACCTGCTTACTGACTTTCTCGATGAGGAACGGGGCGCTGCAGGTCGGGCAGGCCTTGTTGATCGGACGATCCCACATGGCATATTCGCAGGCCGGATACTTGCTACAGGCAAAAAAGGCCCGAGCTCCTTTCTTGGTTCGCTTCTGAACGAGATCGCCCCCACAGTCTGGCTGGGGGCATTTGACGCCCAACGCAAGCGCTTTGGTGGTTTTGCACTCAGGATAGGCGGAGCAGGCAATGAACTTCCCGAACCGCCCGGTCTTCACCACCATCGGGCTGCTGCATTTCTCGCACTTCTCGTCCGTCGTCAGCTCGATCTTCGGGACAATCTTAATGGTGCCGTCCTCGAGCTTCTCGAAGTTCTGCGTATTCTTACAGGGTGGCTTGTCCTTGTAGGCCGGACAGGCGAGGAACTTGCCATTGCGGCCCCATTTAATCTCCATCATCTTGCCGCACTTCTCGCAGGGGATATCCGTCGGCGGCTCCACGATGTCCTTGGGCCCAGGAATCGTCTTCGCCTTCTCCAAATCCACCGTGAAAGGCCCGTAAAATTCGCGCACTGCCGTTACCCACGGCTTGCTGCCCTCTTCGACCGCGTCCAACTCCTCCTCCATGTGCGAGGTGAAGTCGACGTTGATCAGGTCCGGGAATCCCTTCATCAAGAAATCATTCACGGTCCGCCCTGTTTCAGTGGGACCGAACCGCCCATCCACCTTCTCGGCATATTTGCGATCCTGAATCGTCGAAATGATGCTCGCATAGGTAGACGGCCGGCCGATGCCTTTTTCTTCCAATTCCTTGATCAGCAAGGCTTCGTTGTACCGGGGCGGAGGCTGGGTGAAGTGTTGCTTCGAGAGCACGCCGGGAACCGTCTGGCCCTCCAGAGAGACGAGCTGCAGCTTCTCGCCCTCATTGAGCAAGGGCAACTGGCGCTCGGCCTCGTCTTCGACTTCCTGTTCACCCTTTTGCTTCTGGGCGAACAACTCCTTATCGCTCCCCTCCATATAGACGATCGTATGGCCGGGAAACTTCACCACGGTGCCGGTCGAGCGAAACAGATATTTTCCGGTTGTCTTGACGGGGCTCGACGCCACGCGCGTCACATCAAAAATAGCAGGCACCATCTGCGAGGCAATAAACCGGTTCCAGATCAGCTGATACAGCTTATAGACATCCGGCTCTAAGTACTGCTGGATCGACTCAGGGTCGCGAGATGCTGATGTGGGACGAATCGCTTCGTGGGCCTCTTGCGCCGCCTTTTGCGTCTTGTACACGTTCGGGGTGGCGGGTAGATATTCTGCACCGAATCGCGCCTGGATCACCTGACGCGCTTCCTCCATCGCTTCGTTCGAAATGCGCGGCGAGTCGGTTCTCATATAGGTAATGAGACCGGTCTGGCCCTCCGCCCCGATCTCGATGCCTTCGTACAGCTTCTGCGCCAGCGTCATCGTCTTCTTCGAGGAGAAATGCAGCTTGCGCGACGCTTCCTGTTGAAGCCGGCTGGTAATGAACGGCGCGACGGGGTTCCGCTTCTTTTCTTTCCGTTCAATCGAGTCGACAACAAACTCTTTCCCCTGAATGGCATCGACGATGCGCTGCGCCTCGGTCTCCGTCGCAATCGAGGCGTCCTCTCCATTGATACTGTGCAGCTTAGCTTCGAACGGAGGAGGATTGGTCCCGGACAGCGTCACCGCGATGGACCAGTACTCTTCGGCGCAAAAGGCTTCCCGTTCCTGCTCACGCTCGCAAATCAATCGCATCGCCACGGACTGGACCCGGCCCATGCTGAGGCCACGGCGCACCTTAGTCCAGAGCAATTGACTGCCCTGGTATCCGACAATCCGGTCGAGCACCCGGCGGGCCTGCTGCGCATTCACCAGCTTCATATCGACCTGCCCCGGCGACTGCAGCGCGCGCTTAATGGCCGCTTCCGTGATTTCATTGAAGCGCACACGGAAGATCTTGTTGCTCTCGGTCTTTTTCTTGGACTTGGATTTGGGTTTCCCGAGCAATTCCTGTTCGAGATGCCAGGCGATGGCTTCGCCTTCCCGGTCGGGGTCCGGCGCGAGGAACACTTTGTCGCAGGCTTCCGCCTTGGCCTTAATCTCCGACAGGATTTTCGCTTTGCCCTTGATCGTCACATATTGCGGTTCGAAATCATGCTCCACGTCGACGCCCAGCTTGCTGGTGGGCAGATCCTTAATATGCCCGACCGACGCCATAACGGTATACCCACGCCCCAAATACTTGCCGATGGTGCGTGCTTTCGTCGGAGACTCAACAATGATCAATGCCTTGGCCATGAAAACTCCGGTTCGCTGTGAGGCTATCCCTCACATCCGTATCAAATAATACACATCCGTGCAACTGTTCAGCGATTACGCTCGAAGATAACGTTGCCCCGGCAGCTGTCTCACTCGCTGTCGAAGCTCCAAAGACAGGAGCGAGGCCATCACTGCAGATACTGACAGGCCTGTGGCGACAATCACCTCGTCCACGGTGAGAGGTTCATACGGCATGGCATCATACACCAGCTGTTCCTCTTTGCCCAACTGATCGCCTCGCTCGCTCTTCGCGCGAGAGGGTTGCAGCCGCAGACGGAGCACCGGATCCAATTGCGGCAAGACCGCCTCGATCACATCCTCCGCTCGCTCGATCAAAGCCGCTCCGTCTTTGAGCAGGGCGTTCGTGCCGCGGCTGGTGTCTTCCTTCACAAAGCCAGGAACGGCAAAGACCTCTCGTCCCTGCTCTGCTGCCAGCTTCGCGGTAATCAACGAGCCGCTGTTGATAGCGGCTTCTGTCACGACCACGCCCAGGGACAAGCCGCTGATGATACGATTCCGCCGGGGAAAGTGATGACTGTGGGGCGGCGCGCCCATCGGCACCTCGGAGAGGACCGCTCCTCGCTCTTCGATCTGCCTGCGTAATCGGTCATGTTCCGGCGGATAGGTCCGGTCGATCCCGCAGCCCAACACCGCAATGGTGCGTCCCTGCGCGGCAAGCGCGCCTCGATGGGCCGCCGCGTCAACTCCTCGCGCGAGCCCGCTCACCACCGTCATACCTGCTGCCGCCAGATCATGGCTGAGCTCTTCGGTCAGGACACGCCCGGCAGCCGTCGCACGCCTGGCCCCCACGATCGCCACAGCCAACTCATCCTGCTCCGTCAATGTGCCGGTGATGTACAAGAGTGGAGGAGGGTCCGCAATCATCTTCAGTCGCGCAGGATAGGCAGGATCAAAAAAGCTCAAAACCTCAATGTGCTTACGCTCGATGGCTTTGAGTTCCCGCTCAATGTTCCGGCAGGCCGGACTATCGGGCCCGCGCTTGATCGCGTCCGCCAATTGCGGACTGCATCCATGCTGGATCAAGTCATCACGGGAGGCTTGCAGGACTGCGTCGGGAGAGTGCCAATGGCGAACCAACTGCAAAGCCGTCAGATCCCCCACTCCATCGATCGCTCGCAGGCGGAGCCAGGGCTCTAGCTGCGCCAAGGTCATACGACGGCCCGAAGGCCCTACGACCTCAACGGAGGGAGTACCATCTACAGATTGGCTATCCATAGATCTCGCCGCACGGAAACTACGACCCTACAGCACCGCCAAATCGTATTGTTCCAAGTGCAAATGCTCGTCCGGCATCACAATGATCTTTGCGGAACATTCCCGTTCCACCGCCTCAAGCCCCTGCCGCTCTTCATCTTGCAGCAACCCGACAACCGAGGGATGGGCACCGACGACGATCTTCTGCGGCTCGGGGCTGCTGCCGATCCGACGAACATCGCGGAAGATTTCATAGACCACCGTGGTGGGCGACTTTGTATAGCCTCGCCCTTCGCAATAGTGACAGGGTTCGGAAAGCGAACGCAGAAGATCCTCGCGCACCCGCTCACGGGAAATCTCGATCAGCCCCAGATCGGAAATCCTGGACACTCTGGTGCGGGCCTTGTCGGTCGACATGGCATCGAGCAATGCGTGGTACACCTTATCGCGATTCTTCTCCCGCTCCATATCGATGAAGTCAACGATGATGATCCCGCCGATCCCGCGCAGCTTCATCTGATAGGCCACCTCTTTCGCGGCCTCCAGATTGTTCCGGAGAATGGTCTCCTCCTGATCGCGCTTCCCGACGAACCGTCCGGTGTTGACGTCGATGACGGTCATCGCTTCGGTATGGTCGATCACAAGATGCCCGCCGGACTTGAGCCAGACCTTGCGGCTGAGGGCCCGCGCCATCTCCTGCTCGACGCCCAGATGATCGAAGAGACTTTCGTCCTTGTCGTAGAAATGGATGCGGGAGGTCTGCTCAGGAGAAAATCGCTGCACGAAATCCCTGACCGCCTGATACTCCTCGCGCGAGTCAATCCATAACCGATCGACTTTCTTCCCGAAGAGATCGCGCACGACGCGGAAACTCAGGCTCAAATCGGCATGGAGCAAGGCTGGCGCCCCCTTCTGCTCGCGCTTCGCCAGGATGTCCTGCCAGAGCACATGCAGAAAATCGACGTCGGATCGCAGCTCGTCTTCTTTGACCCCTTCGCTCACCGTGCGGACAATGTAGCCGCAGCCTGGATGCCGCACCCGCTTCATAATGTCCTTGAGCCTGGCGCGCTCCTCGTCACGGGCGATGCGGCGGGACACGCCGATGTGCTCCACGTTGGGCATGAACACGAGATACCGGCCCGGGAGCGACACATAGGTCGTGACCCGCGAGCCCTTCGTCCCGATCGGCCCCTTGGAAATCTGGACCATCAGCTCCTGCCCTTCGGTCAGCAACTGCTCGATCGGCTTGGAGCTTTGGCGCCTGGGACCCACCATGTCCCCGTCTTTATCGGCATCCTTGTCATCCTCATCTACATCGACGAGGGTGTCGCCCGGTTCGGCGTCCAGCGACAAATCCGAGACGTGCATGAAGGCCGCCTTTTCGAGGCCGATATCCACAAAGGCCGCCTGCATGCCCGGCAGCACCTTCGCCACTTTTCCCTTATAAATATTCCCGACGAAGTCTTTGTGCTTCGCCCGATCTCCGAAGAGATCCGTGACGACTCCGCCGTCCAAGACCGCGACGCGAGTTTCCTCGCGTGCGACTGTAATGGCAATTTCTACTCCCATACCGACTCCTTCCGTTCAGGAGAACCGTCGAACCGATGGGGAGGACGAACGCGGGGATCCCCAGGTTCCGGCCTCCACTCAACACCTCGTCGACCGACGGTTTCCACCATACATCGACCCCTGTGCCTCGATCCCGATTCATTCGAGACCGCGCAATCACCTGTTCACTAAAGAAAACTCAATCGCCGGCGTTTGACATTCAAGAGCAGACCGAGCGACGCCAGCGTCATCACCGTCGCGCTCCCTCCGTAACTCATGAGCGGAAGGGGGATCCCTACGATGGGAAACATGCCCGCCGTCATGCCGATATTGACCACGATGCAAAAGCTCAACATGCAAGTAATGCCAACCGCCAGCAGCGCCCCAAGCCGGTCCTTCGCGCGCGCCACAATTTCCAGCGACAGCCAGATCAAGGCCACAAACAACAACAACAGCGCCAACACTCCCAAAAATCCCCACTCTTCAGCAAAGACCGAAAAGACAAAATCTGTGTGCCCTTCGGGCAAAAATTTCAATTGGCTCTGGGTCCCTCCGTAGAGTCCCTTCCCCGTCAGTTCTCCCGCGCCGATGGCAATCCTGGATTGAAGCGCATGGTATCCCTTACCCCCCGTGTCATACGTCGGGTCAACAAAGGCCATAATGCGCTGCCGCTGATAATCATGCAATGACCCCCACATCGCCTCCCAGGCGAAGGGGAACAGCATCAGCGAAAACAAGAGGATCACGCCCAGGGCTTTCGACCGCATCCCCACCATCAGCAACATCGCCGCATAGACCGCCAAGAAGCTCAGCCCGCTCCCGAGATCCGGCTGCTTCAGGATCAGGAGTAGCCCGGGAAAGACCAATACCCCAGGCAACACCACTCGCTGGAGCCATCCGACCCTTGGCGCCTTTGAATAGTAATGCGCCAAGGTCAGAATGAGGACCAGCTTGGCAAACTCCGATGGCTGGAACGCAAAGGGTCCCATTGGAATCCACCGTTGCGCCCCCCGGCTGCTCTTGCCTTCAAACAGCACGACCGCCAAGAGGACCAGAATAATAACATAGGCAGGATACGCTAACCGGGCGATTCGATGATAGTCCGAGAGCCACATGACCAGAAACGCGACCGCGCCGAGCAGAATCCAGACAACCTGTTTGGCATAAAATGGGAACGCCGCATCCTGGTCATGCGTCACGCTATAAATCGACAGCACGCCGACCCCCAGGATGGCCACGATCAGTCCGATAAAACGGAGATCGAAACTGTCAAAGCCGCGGCTATTGATTACCCGGTCGATCATCGTGTGCCCTGTCCTCCAACATCACCGTCCCGCGCAACGATGCCATTCGTAGCGCTGGCAGAAAGAGGCGGCATCAGCTTCACATAGGTCTCGATCAGCTCCTTCGCGAGAGGCGCCGCGGCGGACCCTCCGTGCCCCATATGTTCCCCCAGCACCGCGACGGCAATGGTCGGCGCATCGACCGGAGCGAAAGCCACAAACCAGGCATGGTCACGAAACTTCTTCGGAATATCCTTCTC
Proteins encoded:
- a CDS encoding FMN-binding protein, encoding MITRWFALSLALAFLISPAIALAERVWDSELKRYLTEQEMSMAEVFMSEEEAVKLMFPKSERIKKELLKVSAEKKTVIEERIGWKFPEEAFEVYIGETGSQIDGYALVQNTIGKHKPMTYMVGVDARGRVSNVELLVFREARGSEVRTKRFNVQYEGKTVLDPVRINKDIINISGATMSVRSISAGVKRVLVLVDEFYLKPAGLGSDTVAAKKSEKGILGSIFGN
- a CDS encoding HD domain-containing protein → MKQRVAEHIHPGIVTMQAMLRKIDRLRLPLASRRDVESILVRQVSKELDRALPSQAGHGRRTAVISGLIGQAVGLAPGELHNLTLAALLHDIGLLMLPTDLVENNDSLDSEDYVAIQNHSRLGATLLEPFLFLREASILIAHHHERWDGSGYPYGIRGAFIPLGARILAIADAFDAIQVPGVCCRSRRQAIALRIIQVSAGSQFDPELVQILVRSFSGMPEAQHPGARENVRRNIMPVPD
- the bfr gene encoding bacterioferritin, coding for MKSKEGVLEYLNQVLKSELTAVHQYLLHAALCKNWGYGRLHEQLSHLANEEVGHSSGLIGHILYLDGTPEVGHLDRVGVGRTVQDLFTADLRFEREDVELLRKAIAHCAKVEDFTTRHMLEVMIEDSEEHVDWFETQLRTIEQVGLDRYLAEQIKK
- the bfr gene encoding bacterioferritin — its product is MKAKEGVVNILNKVLTADLTAINQYFVHAKMCENWGYERLQHKVRARSIDEMKDADELIGHILYLEGVPNVQRMNAVQVGETVPEQLNLDLKAEQEMLTLLSEGVVHCTKVADFTTRHMFEEMATDVDAHIDWIETQMETIKQVGLENYLSEQIKKES
- the topA gene encoding type I DNA topoisomerase, which produces MAKALIIVESPTKARTIGKYLGRGYTVMASVGHIKDLPTSKLGVDVEHDFEPQYVTIKGKAKILSEIKAKAEACDKVFLAPDPDREGEAIAWHLEQELLGKPKSKSKKKTESNKIFRVRFNEITEAAIKRALQSPGQVDMKLVNAQQARRVLDRIVGYQGSQLLWTKVRRGLSMGRVQSVAMRLICEREQEREAFCAEEYWSIAVTLSGTNPPPFEAKLHSINGEDASIATETEAQRIVDAIQGKEFVVDSIERKEKKRNPVAPFITSRLQQEASRKLHFSSKKTMTLAQKLYEGIEIGAEGQTGLITYMRTDSPRISNEAMEEARQVIQARFGAEYLPATPNVYKTQKAAQEAHEAIRPTSASRDPESIQQYLEPDVYKLYQLIWNRFIASQMVPAIFDVTRVASSPVKTTGKYLFRSTGTVVKFPGHTIVYMEGSDKELFAQKQKGEQEVEDEAERQLPLLNEGEKLQLVSLEGQTVPGVLSKQHFTQPPPRYNEALLIKELEEKGIGRPSTYASIISTIQDRKYAEKVDGRFGPTETGRTVNDFLMKGFPDLINVDFTSHMEEELDAVEEGSKPWVTAVREFYGPFTVDLEKAKTIPGPKDIVEPPTDIPCEKCGKMMEIKWGRNGKFLACPAYKDKPPCKNTQNFEKLEDGTIKIVPKIELTTDEKCEKCSSPMVVKTGRFGKFIACSAYPECKTTKALALGVKCPQPDCGGDLVQKRTKKGARAFFACSKYPACEYAMWDRPINKACPTCSAPFLIEKVSKQVGRSVQCRNEECGYKEAS
- the dprA gene encoding DNA-processing protein DprA codes for the protein MDSQSVDGTPSVEVVGPSGRRMTLAQLEPWLRLRAIDGVGDLTALQLVRHWHSPDAVLQASRDDLIQHGCSPQLADAIKRGPDSPACRNIERELKAIERKHIEVLSFFDPAYPARLKMIADPPPLLYITGTLTEQDELAVAIVGARRATAAGRVLTEELSHDLAAAGMTVVSGLARGVDAAAHRGALAAQGRTIAVLGCGIDRTYPPEHDRLRRQIEERGAVLSEVPMGAPPHSHHFPRRNRIISGLSLGVVVTEAAINSGSLITAKLAAEQGREVFAVPGFVKEDTSRGTNALLKDGAALIERAEDVIEAVLPQLDPVLRLRLQPSRAKSERGDQLGKEEQLVYDAMPYEPLTVDEVIVATGLSVSAVMASLLSLELRQRVRQLPGQRYLRA
- a CDS encoding Rne/Rng family ribonuclease, with amino-acid sequence MGVEIAITVAREETRVAVLDGGVVTDLFGDRAKHKDFVGNIYKGKVAKVLPGMQAAFVDIGLEKAAFMHVSDLSLDAEPGDTLVDVDEDDKDADKDGDMVGPRRQSSKPIEQLLTEGQELMVQISKGPIGTKGSRVTTYVSLPGRYLVFMPNVEHIGVSRRIARDEERARLKDIMKRVRHPGCGYIVRTVSEGVKEDELRSDVDFLHVLWQDILAKREQKGAPALLHADLSLSFRVVRDLFGKKVDRLWIDSREEYQAVRDFVQRFSPEQTSRIHFYDKDESLFDHLGVEQEMARALSRKVWLKSGGHLVIDHTEAMTVIDVNTGRFVGKRDQEETILRNNLEAAKEVAYQMKLRGIGGIIIVDFIDMEREKNRDKVYHALLDAMSTDKARTRVSRISDLGLIEISRERVREDLLRSLSEPCHYCEGRGYTKSPTTVVYEIFRDVRRIGSSPEPQKIVVGAHPSVVGLLQDEERQGLEAVERECSAKIIVMPDEHLHLEQYDLAVL
- the rodA gene encoding rod shape-determining protein RodA — encoded protein: MIDRVINSRGFDSFDLRFIGLIVAILGVGVLSIYSVTHDQDAAFPFYAKQVVWILLGAVAFLVMWLSDYHRIARLAYPAYVIILVLLAVVLFEGKSSRGAQRWIPMGPFAFQPSEFAKLVLILTLAHYYSKAPRVGWLQRVVLPGVLVFPGLLLILKQPDLGSGLSFLAVYAAMLLMVGMRSKALGVILLFSLMLFPFAWEAMWGSLHDYQRQRIMAFVDPTYDTGGKGYHALQSRIAIGAGELTGKGLYGGTQSQLKFLPEGHTDFVFSVFAEEWGFLGVLALLLLFVALIWLSLEIVARAKDRLGALLAVGITCMLSFCIVVNIGMTAGMFPIVGIPLPLMSYGGSATVMTLASLGLLLNVKRRRLSFL